A DNA window from Insulibacter thermoxylanivorax contains the following coding sequences:
- the pgeF gene encoding peptidoglycan editing factor PgeF, with protein MEAFVRQEEENGLITFRLASWQQRDPKLSAGFSSRLGGVSRGRWDSLNCALHVEDDPEHVLVNRHRLAAAAGFDFAAWTCAEQVHGKRVAVVGTADRGRGRSSRDTAIPEADALITDEPGIMLVTFYADCVPIYYYDPVVRAAGLAHAGWRGTAQRIAGETVQAMRASYGSKPENLYAAIGPSIGPCCYEVDERVIGAMEAAGLTAGWTAQDSGRYMLNLQELNRQILIQEGILPDNIEISTRCTSCHAADFFSHRRDGPTGRMASWIGWKR; from the coding sequence ATGGAGGCTTTTGTCAGGCAGGAGGAAGAAAACGGCCTCATCACCTTTCGCCTTGCATCGTGGCAGCAGCGCGATCCGAAGCTGAGTGCCGGCTTCTCCTCGCGGCTCGGAGGCGTCAGCCGCGGCCGATGGGATTCTCTGAACTGCGCCCTGCATGTCGAAGACGACCCTGAGCATGTGCTTGTGAATCGGCACCGCCTTGCAGCGGCGGCGGGATTTGATTTTGCCGCGTGGACCTGTGCGGAGCAGGTGCATGGCAAGCGGGTTGCTGTCGTGGGGACAGCGGATCGGGGGCGCGGCCGCAGCAGCCGGGATACAGCGATCCCGGAGGCCGATGCATTGATTACCGATGAACCGGGGATCATGCTGGTAACCTTCTATGCCGATTGTGTGCCTATCTACTACTATGACCCTGTGGTCCGGGCTGCGGGCCTTGCCCATGCCGGCTGGCGGGGGACGGCGCAGCGGATCGCCGGCGAGACGGTGCAGGCGATGCGCGCTTCCTATGGCAGCAAACCTGAGAATCTCTATGCGGCCATCGGGCCTTCCATCGGTCCTTGCTGTTATGAAGTGGACGAGCGGGTGATCGGGGCGATGGAAGCCGCAGGACTGACAGCGGGCTGGACGGCGCAGGACAGCGGCCGATATATGTTGAATCTGCAAGAACTTAACCGACAAATTCTGATTCAAGAAGGAATTTTGCCGGATAATATCGAAATATCAACGAGATGCACCAGCTGCCATGCCGCCGATTTTTTCTCCCATCGCAGGGATGGGCCAACGGGTCGTATGGCCAGCTGGATCGGATGGAAGAGGTGA
- a CDS encoding YggS family pyridoxal phosphate-dependent enzyme, with product MTLQERIAAVKQRIQAACERSGRRMSGINLVAVTKYVSVEGVREVLNSGLTHIGENRWQDAKEKWQALGDQGTWHFIGHLQSNKAKDVIGKFAYIHSLDRLSLAKELQKRAEAENLTVNCFIQLNVSGETSKFGLAPEQLFEFVKSIKPMDRLHITGLMTMAPFEADPEATRPVFRELRNWRDRLNEEGILPYPVTELSMGMSNDFEVAIEEGATWLRLGSVLVGSE from the coding sequence TTGACACTACAAGAGAGAATCGCAGCAGTGAAGCAGCGGATCCAAGCAGCATGTGAACGCAGCGGACGCCGGATGAGCGGGATCAACCTCGTCGCGGTGACGAAGTATGTCTCTGTGGAAGGCGTTCGCGAGGTGTTGAACAGCGGGCTTACCCATATCGGGGAGAACCGCTGGCAGGATGCCAAGGAGAAATGGCAAGCCCTCGGCGATCAAGGGACGTGGCATTTTATCGGTCATCTGCAGTCGAATAAGGCGAAGGATGTCATCGGCAAGTTCGCCTATATTCACTCGCTGGACCGGCTTTCGCTGGCGAAGGAACTGCAGAAGCGGGCTGAGGCTGAGAACCTTACGGTGAATTGTTTCATTCAGCTGAATGTTTCCGGCGAGACCAGCAAGTTCGGCCTTGCGCCGGAGCAGTTGTTCGAGTTTGTCAAGAGCATCAAGCCCATGGATCGCCTGCATATCACGGGTTTGATGACGATGGCCCCCTTTGAAGCTGACCCTGAGGCGACGCGGCCGGTATTCCGCGAACTGCGGAACTGGCGCGATCGGCTGAACGAGGAAGGGATCCTGCCCTATCCGGTGACGGAGCTCTCCATGGGTATGTCCAATGACTTCGAAGTAGCGATCGAAGAAGGAGCGACCTGGCTGAGGCTGGGATCGGTGCTTGTCGGAAGCGAATAG
- a CDS encoding cell division protein SepF, which yields MGLMNKIWSFIGLQDEEDIVERERIVEEEPDYTYPEPRRTNKNNVVSLHTQRGQKMYLCEPRSYEEAQEMADHLRSRRSVVCNLQRVRPDQAVRIVDFLSGTVYALNGTIAKVGTNIFVCTPDNVEVQGTITDMFEEGSYSEKR from the coding sequence ATGGGACTCATGAACAAAATCTGGTCTTTTATCGGGCTGCAGGACGAAGAGGATATTGTAGAAAGGGAGCGGATCGTAGAAGAGGAGCCGGATTACACCTATCCGGAGCCGCGCCGTACGAACAAGAACAATGTCGTCAGCCTGCACACCCAGAGGGGGCAGAAGATGTATCTCTGCGAACCGAGGTCTTATGAAGAAGCGCAGGAGATGGCGGATCACCTCCGATCGCGCCGTTCCGTAGTGTGCAACTTGCAGCGGGTGCGTCCTGACCAGGCCGTGCGCATCGTTGACTTTCTAAGCGGCACGGTATATGCTCTTAACGGGACGATTGCGAAAGTTGGCACGAATATTTTTGTCTGCACGCCTGATAATGTAGAAGTGCAGGGCACGATTACGGATATGTTTGAAGAGGGGAGCTACAGCGAGAAGAGGTGA
- a CDS encoding YggT family protein, whose translation MNFYQLVYWINILFEIYRYMIIIYILMSWIPNVRASSIGELLGKFVEPYLTPFRRIIPPIGGMLDVSPIVALIALIFVQQGLITVLRFLFF comes from the coding sequence TTGAATTTTTATCAGTTGGTTTATTGGATCAATATTCTGTTCGAAATCTATCGCTACATGATCATCATCTATATCTTGATGTCCTGGATCCCGAATGTTCGGGCCAGCTCGATCGGTGAGCTGCTCGGTAAGTTCGTAGAGCCTTACCTCACGCCCTTTCGGCGCATCATCCCGCCGATCGGCGGCATGCTGGACGTTTCGCCGATCGTGGCGCTGATCGCGCTGATCTTCGTCCAACAGGGATTGATCACCGTCCTAAGATTTCTTTTCTTCTAA
- a CDS encoding YlmH family RNA-binding protein: MRTDLYQHYHPDEKPFIDRADEWLMKAAYEHQVKRTDFLDPRQAFILSSLANRYDGIQVVYNGGDPEAERKRALIMPDYRDPEREDAGVGLLAITSEDARIAELDHGDYLGAILGLGIKRDKVGDLHPSPEGCHVLLAAEILDYVHMHLRQVHRVQVYTETLPIDELKRVEPELEETAFTVASLRLDAVVSDVFKLSRAKALKPIQAGHCKLNWKIEEDPSRELQEGDIVSLKGYGRFKILAIEGASKKGRIRVRAGRYS; this comes from the coding sequence ATGAGAACTGACTTGTATCAACACTATCATCCGGATGAGAAGCCGTTCATAGACCGGGCGGACGAATGGTTGATGAAGGCTGCCTATGAGCATCAAGTGAAGCGAACCGACTTTCTTGATCCGAGGCAAGCCTTTATTTTGTCCAGCTTGGCGAACCGCTATGACGGGATCCAAGTGGTGTATAACGGGGGAGATCCTGAAGCCGAACGCAAGCGGGCGCTGATCATGCCGGACTACCGCGATCCCGAGCGGGAGGATGCGGGCGTCGGATTGTTAGCGATTACGTCGGAGGATGCGCGAATCGCGGAACTCGATCACGGTGATTATCTGGGCGCGATCCTGGGCCTTGGCATCAAGCGGGATAAAGTGGGGGACCTCCATCCTTCACCCGAAGGCTGCCATGTGCTCTTGGCTGCGGAGATCTTGGATTACGTGCATATGCATCTGCGCCAGGTGCATCGCGTGCAGGTTTATACGGAGACCCTGCCGATCGACGAGCTGAAGCGGGTGGAACCGGAACTGGAGGAGACGGCCTTTACCGTCGCTTCTCTGAGATTGGACGCCGTTGTCAGCGACGTGTTTAAACTCAGCCGAGCCAAGGCGTTGAAACCTATCCAAGCCGGCCATTGTAAACTGAATTGGAAGATCGAAGAGGATCCGTCGCGGGAATTGCAGGAAGGGGATATCGTATCCTTGAAGGGATATGGGCGTTTTAAGATCCTGGCGATCGAGGGGGCCTCGAAGAAGGGTCGCATTCGGGTCAGAGCCGGCAGGTACAGCTGA
- a CDS encoding DivIVA domain-containing protein has product MPLTPLDIHNKEFSRKIRGYDEDEVNEFLDQIIKDYEALIRENKELQAKLEAYEEKVNHFKTMEETLSKTIVVAQEAADEMKANAKKEAQLIIKEAEKNADRIINESLAKSRKIALDSEELKKQAMIYRTRFRSLLEAQLELLNQEDWNFEKMNLELEFPAKDEVKE; this is encoded by the coding sequence ATGCCGCTTACGCCATTGGATATTCATAATAAAGAATTCAGCCGTAAGATTCGCGGTTACGACGAAGATGAAGTCAATGAGTTTCTAGATCAGATCATTAAAGACTATGAAGCACTGATCCGTGAAAATAAGGAACTGCAAGCAAAACTCGAGGCCTATGAGGAGAAGGTTAACCACTTTAAGACGATGGAAGAGACGCTGAGCAAGACGATCGTGGTGGCGCAGGAAGCCGCTGACGAGATGAAGGCGAATGCGAAGAAGGAAGCGCAGCTGATCATCAAGGAAGCGGAGAAAAACGCCGATCGCATCATCAACGAATCCCTTGCCAAGTCGCGTAAGATCGCTTTGGATTCGGAGGAACTCAAGAAACAGGCGATGATTTATCGCACGCGATTCCGCTCCCTGCTGGAAGCTCAGCTGGAGCTATTGAATCAAGAAGATTGGAACTTCGAGAAGATGAATCTGGAATTAGAATTTCCCGCCAAAGATGAAGTCAAAGAATAA